The proteins below are encoded in one region of Buteo buteo chromosome 22, bButBut1.hap1.1, whole genome shotgun sequence:
- the BCORL1 gene encoding BCL-6 corepressor-like protein 1, with protein MISTAPLYSGVHNWTSTERIRMCGLNEERRAPLSDEESKTSSSQHLGSQEFCVSSSLSEVELTAVSGGGSSAQGLDADGKVEEKLGPKLEEQPPDPNPNQECAGKTVKDDALGPLASQGDGRGQEPAIPRAAEQESSGADATWTPADPHSDKQADGPPACSVAPESEPAEKEKTTPSAGAQGPGVLAEGTLSVVVSSCNTSASTPATFTLNRVCFPPSQAPAMQKLPLSFQAGAVLSPSQSLVYIPPPSCGQPLSVATLPATLGVSSTLTLPVLPSYLHERCLPGIIASPELRSYPYTFSVTRPLASDAKVVSVEVNQLSCPSPSGGSGAQAAAEGAPPSTAGPSLSSSQPPLAASCGSAAPSSGTGAQARAPAAPEPHAPGAAATSLSPLKSPPQLEREMVSSPECSEMPLDLSSKSNRQKLPPPSQRKTPPMPILTPVHTSGKALLTTVLSKSQRAAQTTGSSVTSCLGTTPPLVIFPEFLRNGEQGSWVKNTTLISTIPGTYVGVANPVPASLLLSKDPGVSFNRDPRHLPKQEPISIIDQGEPRSAGVPCGKKANQVSTEGQQDPARRHLHGRVVPGAPLCQSKDISTWNPGQGSVYPRCPMNGKPSNPQLLPLGWSPYHQTPLLSIGISTAGQLPPNQNSSCKPAGAGELPTFPSVQPTESSTAAQSLPEGLPRLPPQEREAAAKSKSCRALPKLYEEPANPVPLDAGPSLQTSALDVKGGKGKLDNPQKSQECEQPEADSSKEGNVQTEAPQGSCSLKQLDAKPKNQVLAAYLSHDLPAAGQQNLRMISEVPTVAAESQRKEPGCEGSQEPPAAEPLQCMRQVDLCRVKKERVECDVSFTSVTCLRAGTAPQAFAEVKLKGAGQIKQEGSVRCKSKRQQDGDTRQAHKRLKCQAQDSEESPSKSGSRSVHGRKWRKHHDNPHELSKREGRTSLGSVKDHNSLRVKRKRRRPAKTEFPSPAHRGDSHEEGYLEKKPKNNFRDFIPVVLSSRTRSQSGSIAGSSAGVTGECDVSGQEILPLLEEDQEEEEEEEEEEETSLKRRKLRKSHRTSRYHSRRARDRSLSERSSCYTRRTRELPWRVESPRQLWEPNEEEEEDDSHIKRKKRRRQKSRKYQTGEYLTEREEERVGYPHRRRKSKADFRYRKQKEPVKGKGTELRLRSRLSPSPRKSQGRPDFRNGFFLEHSDSSPVQEELEKPSGKRKCKTKHLAGICDEGKGKGCWNQPKMRSLKKPQDLWTLCKSRRVSPGSSPELPMAQNIPPGARRLIVNKNAGETLLQRAARLGYKDVVLYCLQKKSSDVNHRDNAGYTALHEACARGWIDILHILLEHGANVNCSAQDGTRPVHDAVANDNLETMWLLLSYGADPTLATYSGQTAVKLATSEVMKRFLCDYLSDLQGRTDGDPRTAWDFYSSSVLEGKDSIGCDLLLNPPGSSDQEEEEQEADNFMFEFSDKPLLPSYNLQVSVSRGPCNWFLFSDVLKRLKLSSRIFQARFPHFEIATLPKAEFQRQVSLSQVLAQEEVPESPEPAPGAAETVELVHYEPELLQLLGSVVEYQAWSS; from the exons ATGATCTCTACGGCACCTCTCTATAGTGGGGTGCACAACTGGACCAGCACAGAGCGGATTCGCATGTGTGGCCTCAACGAGGAGAG GAGAGCCCCCCTTTCTGATGAGGAGTCTAAAACAAGCAGCTCCCAGCACTTGGGGTCTCAAGAGTTTTGCGTCAGCAGCAGCCTTTCCGAG GTGGAGCTCACAGCAGTCAGTGGTGGTGGCAGCAGTGCCCAGGGGCTGGATGCTGATGGCAAGGTGGAGGAGAAGCTTGGACCCAAACTGGAAGAGCAGCCACCTGATCCCAACCCAAACCAGGAGTGTGCAGGAAAGACTGTGAAAGATGATGCCCTGGGCCCTCTGGCAAGCCAGGGGGATGGCAGAGGGCAGGAGCCTGCAATCCCCAGAGCGGCAGAGCAGGAGAGCAGTGGTGCTGATGCTACCTGGACACCTGCAGATCCTCACAGCGACAAGCAGGCTGATGGTCCTCCAGCCTGCTCTGTGGCTCCAGAGAGCGAGCCTGctgagaaggagaaaaccaCCCCAAGCGCTGGAGCACAAGGGCCGGGCGTGCTGGCAGAAGGGACATTGTCTGTGGTTGTCTCCAGCTGCAACACCTCTGCCTCCACTCCCGCTACTTTTACTTTGAACAGAGTGTGCTTTCCCCCATCTCAGGCCCCTGCTATGCAAAAACTGCCCCTGTCCTTTCAGGCTGGGGCAGTTCTGAGCCCGAGCCAGTCGCTGGTGTACATCCCACCACCCAGCTGCGGGCAGCCACTCAGCGTGGCTACACTTCCAGCCACCTTGGGGGTCTCCTCCACGCTCACCCTCCCTGTCCTGCCTTCCTACCTACACGAGCGTTGCCTGCCGGGCATTATCGCTTCCCCAGAGTTGCGCTCCTACCCCTACACCTTCTCCGTCACCAGACCCTTGGCTTCAGATGCCAAAGTGGTGTCTGTGGAGGTGAACCAGCTTAGCTGCCCTTCGCCCTCAGGCGGAAGCGGTGCCCAGGCTGCTGCCGAGGGTGCTCCCCCGTCCACCGCTGGCCCTTCCCTCTCATCCAGCCAGCCTCCGCTGGCAGCATCGTGTGGGAGCGCTGCTCCCTCTTCCGGCACCGGTGCGCAAGCcagagccccagcagctccGGAGCCGCACGCACCGGGGGCTGCTGCCACTTCGCTCTCTCCTCTGAAGTCCCCTCCACAGCTGGAGCGTGAGATGGTCTCCTCTCCAGAGTGCAGCGAGATGCCTCTCGATCTCTCCTCCAAGTCCAATCGTCAGAAACTGCCTCCACCCAGTCAGCGCAAAACACCTCCTATGCCCATCCTCACACCCGTGCACACCAGCGGTAAAGCACTTCTCACCACGGTCCTGTCCAAGTCCCAGCGTGCGGCCCAGACTACGGGCAGCAGCGTCACCTCGTGTCTCGGCACCACCCCTCCCTTAGTCATCTTCCCTGAGTTCCTGCGCAACGGCGAGCAGGGCTCCTGGGTGAAGAACACCACGCTCATCAGCACCATTCCGGGCACCTACGTCGGCGTCGCCAACCCGGTGCCTGCCTCGCTACTGCTCAGCAAGGACCCGGGTGTGAGCTTCAACAGGGACCCGCGCCACCTTCCCAAGCAGGAGCCTATTTCCATCATTGATCAGGGAGAGCCTCGCAGCGCTGGGGTTCCCTGTGGGAAGAAAGCCAACCAGGTCAGCACAGAAGGACAGCAGGATCCTGCCAGGAGACATCTTCATGGCAGAGTTGTTCCAGGAGCTCCTTTGTGTCAGTCCAAGGACATCTCCACCTGGAATCCCGGCCAGGGAAGTGTGTACCCACGATGCCCCATGAATGGAAAACCTTCCAATCCTCAGCTTCTGCCTCTCGGCTGGTCTCCTTATCATCAAACTCCCCTGCTTTCAATTGGCATCTCCACAGCAGGGCAGCTACCCCCAAACCAGAACAGCTCCTGCAAGCCAGCTGGTGCAGGCGAGCTCCCAACATTCCCGAGCGTCCAGCCCACAGAGTCCAGCACAGCCGCCCAGAGCCTGCCAGAGGGGCTGCCCAGGCTCCCACCTCAGGAACGGGAAGCTGCCGCCAAGAGCAAGAGCTGCCGGGCCTTGCCCAAGCTCTACGAGGAGCCGGCCAATCCAGTCCCGTTGGATGCAGGTCCATCTCTTCAGACCAGTGCTTTGGATGTgaaaggggggaaggggaagctggACAACCCTCAGAAGAGTCAGGAGTGTGAGCAACCAGAGGCTGACTCCAGTAAGGAGGGCAATGTACAGACTGAGGCTCCCCAGGGGAGCTGTAGCCTCAAACAGTTGGATGCAAAGCCCAAAAACCAAGTGTTAGCAGCGTATTTGTCCCATGATCTGCCCGCGGCTGGGCAGCAGAACCTGCGAATGATTTCAGAGGTGCCCACTGTGGCTGCGGAGAGTCAACGCAAGGAGCCAGGCTGTGAAGGCTCCCAGGAGCCACCAGCTGCAGAACCCCTGCAGTGCATGCGTCAGGTGGATCTGTGCAGGGTCAAGAAGGAGCGAGTGGAGTGTGACGTGTCATTTACTTCTGTGACTTGCCTGCGAGCTGGGACTGCTCCCCAGGCCTTTGCAGAGGTCAAGCTCAAAGGAGCAGGCCAAATCAAGCAAGAGGGCAGTGTGCGCTGCAAGTCCAAgcggcagcaggatggggacacCAGGCAGGCCCACAAGAGACTGAAGTGCCAAGCCCAGGACAGTGAGGAGTCCCCAAGCAAATCGGGGAGCCGGAGTGTGCATGGCCGGAAG TGGCGAAAACACCACGACAATCCGCATGAACTCAGCAAACGAGAAGGCCGAACCAGCCTGGGATCAGTGAAGGATCACAACAGCCTCAGGGTAAAGCGTAAGCGCAGAAGGCCAGCAAAGACAGAGTTCCCATCTCCGGCGCACCGCGGGGACAGCCACGAGGAAG GTTACCTTGAGAAGAAGCCCAAGAACAACTTTCGGGATTTCATTCCGGTGGTGTTGAGCAGCCGGACGCGCAGTCAGTCAG GAAGCATTGCTGGCTCTTCTGCTGGTGTGACGGGAGAGTGTGATGTGAGTGGTCAGGAGATTTTACCGTTGCTGGAGGAGGAtcaggaagaagaggaggaggaagaggaggaggaggagacatCCTTGAAACGTCGCAAGCTGCGAAAATCCCACAGGACATCACGCTATCATAGTCGCAGGGCCAGGGACAGGTCTCTGTCTGAGAGGAGCAGCTGTTACACGAGGAGGACCAGGGAGCTGCCCTGGAGAGTGGAATCACCCAGGCAGCTGTGGGAGCCcaatgaggaggaggaagaagatgacAGCCAcatcaaaaggaagaaaaggagacgaCAGAAAAGTCGGAAATACCAGACAGGGGAATATTTGACTGAGCGAGAGGAGGAGCGAGTGGGCTACCCTCACAGGAGGCGAAAATCCAAAGCAG ATTTTAGGTACCGGAAGCAGAAGGAGCCTGTGAAGGGTAAAGGCACAGAGCTACGACTGAGGAGCAGGCTTTCCCCATCCCCCCGAAAATCTCAAGGACGCCCAGACTTTCGGAATGGCTTCTTCCTGGAGCACTCTGACAGCTCTCCTGTCCAAGAAGAGCTGGAGAAACCATCAGGAAAACgcaaatgtaaaacaaaacacctgGCAGGGATCTGTGATGAGGGAAAG gGGAAAGGCTGCTGGAACCAGCCCAAAATGCGCTCTCTGAAGAAGCCCCAGGACTTGTGGACACTTTGTAAGTCCCGTCGGGTCAGCCCAGGGAGTTCCCCTGAATTGCCCATGGCCCAAAACATTCCTCCTGGCGCTCGACGGCTGATTGTGAACAAAAATGCAGGGGAGACCCTTCTGCAGCGAGCAGCTCGCCTGGGCTACAAG GACGTAGTGCTCTATTGcctgcagaaaaagagcagtGACGTGAACCATCGTGACAACGCTGGCTACACAGCTCTGCACGAAGCCTGTGCGCGAGGCTGGATCGACATCCTCCACATTCTGCTAGAGCACGGTGCCAACGTGAACTGCAGTGCACAGGATGGCACAAG GCCTGTCCATGATGCAGTAGCAAACGACAACCTGGAAACCATGTGGCTTCTACTCTCCTATGGTGCTGATCCCACTCTGGCCACTTACTCTGGGCAGACAGCTGTGAAGCTTGCCACCAGTGAAGTGATGAAGCGCTTCCTCTGTG attACCTTTCGGATCTCCAGGGGCGCACTGATGGAGATCCTCGAACAGCGTGGGACTTCTACAGCAGCTCTGTACTAG AGGGGAAAGATAGCATTGGATGCGATCTTCTGCTCAACCCTCCAGGAAGTTCAGaccaggaggaagaggagcaagaaGCAGACAACTTCATGTTTGAGTTCTCAGACAAGCCACTGCTTCCCAGCTATAACCTCCAAGTGTCAGTCTCTCGGGG GCCCTGCAACTGGTTCCTCTTCTCTGACGTGCTCAAGCGGCTGAAGCTGTCCTCCCGCATCTTCCAGGCCCGCTTCCCGCACTTCGAGATCGCCACGCTGCCCAAGGCGGAGTTCCAGCGCCAGGTCTCTCTCAGCCAGGTGCTGGCACAGGAGGAGGTGCCAGAGAGCCCCGAGCCAGCACCGGGAGCTGCAGAGACAGTGGAGCTGGTGCACTACGAGCccgagctgctgcagctgctgggttCAGTGGTGGAGTACCAGGCCTGGAGCAGCTGA
- the LOC142043385 gene encoding uncharacterized protein LOC142043385 translates to MPMDEEANARSQPADRLPSLQKRSRVGRQQPEAAPQAGRSRASSLRGDRLPRLESSQATESRHTQTDSLARRVAQPRSRAAREETTRLPALTPLPRPAAAARHAPAARPPGAASACCKLPPLPAAPATSSARGRETGASTAAGGHRRIVPSARGVRGDQGTAARVQVQRPAPLSPTARAAAAKGTAQCLRSKVPGKVAAASRRPSRQPEARRDGAHGTAVATTARTDEAGAADGGAAPTALPALAEEEEREEDSDKELSQGEDFTTNTIWVNPLVPEVFQDPHAGPQEGPSSEGTDAAAEAAGELQSASPAPAGLPDAEPAGPAPDAPPEEEGHHALLAPAAQDEAKKSPASPVFGEQDTAVEAESQAPAPHSSMASTADLQEIANRIVRDVLMKSLAALKIASQQPVEQRDLAHSTDVAMTKTTNEVQATDSGEARTALPALAEEDEWEEDSDKELSQGEDFTTNTIWVNPLVLELFQEPHTGPSSEGGEAAAEVAGELQSASPAPARLPDAEPAGPAPDAAPEEEGHHALLAPAAQDEAKKSPASPVFGEQDTAAEAESQAPAPHSSMASTADLQEIANRIVRDVLMKSLAALKIASQQPVEQRVLAHSTDVAMTETTNEVQATDSGEDEASTALPALAEEEEWEEDSDKELSQGEDFTTNTIWVNPLVLELFQEPHTGHSSTAATADLQEIANRIVRDVLMKSLAVLKIASQQPAAQRDWAQSMDVVMAPRAPAGPQDFESPFEAAASSPLARDPQHQAASEHRGDTQQSSGRSDVPEDDSGIATLPHAPALFRRALRALRRAFCSACVPGQQEQ, encoded by the exons ATGCCCATGGACGAGGAGGCGAACGCCCGCTCCCAGCCCGCTGACAGGCTGCCgagcctgcagaagaggagcCGG GTGGGACGCCAGCAGCCGGAGGCAGCGCCGCAGGCCGGACGGAGCCGGGCCTCGTCCCTCCGTGGGGACAGGCTGCCACGGCTAGAGAGCTCGCAGGCCACGGAGAGCCGCCACACGCAG ACGGACAGTCTGGCGCGCAGGGTGGCACAGCCCCGCAGCAGGGCGGCGCGGGAGGAGACAACCCGTCTGCCAGCCTTGACGCCTCTCCCCaggccggcggcggcagccaGGCACGCACCCGCGGCTCGGCCGCCGGGCGCTGCCAGCGCCTGCTGCAAGCTGCCGCCTCTGCCGGCGGCACCCGCTACGTCTTCTGCCAGGGGCAGGGAAACCGGCGCCAGCACGGCAGCCGGCGGCCACCGACGAATCGTCCCATCTGCTCGGGGCGTCCGCGGTGACCAGGGCACAGCCGCGAGGGTGCAGGTCCAGAGGCCTGCCccgctcagccccacagcccgTGCCGCGGCTGCGAAGGGGACAGCCCAGTGCCTCAGGAGCAAGGTCCCGGGCAAGGTTGCAGCTGCAAGCCGGAGACCCAGCCGGCAGCCGGAGGCACGGCGAGACGGGGCGCACGGCACGGCTGTCGCGACGACCGCAAGAACGGATGAGGCTGGGGCAGCCGACGGCGGCGCGGCCCCTACGGCTCTGCCCGCCTTggccgaggaggaggagcgggaaGAGGACAGCGACAAAGAGCTGTCCCAAGGGGAAGACTTCACCACCAACACCATCTGGGTCAACCCCTTGGTCCCGGAGGTCTTCCAGGACCCCCACGCTGGTCCCCAGGAGGGACCCAGCAGCGAGGGCACAGACGCAGCAGCAGAGGCGGCTGGCGAGCTGCAGAGTGCCTCTCCTGCTCCGGCGGGGCTCCCGGATGCTGAGCCAGCAGGTCCTGCTCCGGACGCCCCTCCTGAGGAAGAGGGGCACCATGCACTCCTTGCTCCCGCAGCACAGGACGAAGCGAAGAAGTCACCAGCTTCTCCTGTCTTTGGCGAGCAGGACACAGCCGTGGAGGCAGAGAGCCAGGCACCTGCCCCGCACAGCTCCATGGCCTCCACCGCGGATCTGCAGGAGATTGCCAACCGCATTGTGAGGGACGTCCTGATGAAGTCTCTGGCTGCACTGAAGATAGCCAGCCAGCAGCCGGTGGAACAGCGAGACCTGGCACACAGCACGGATGTGGCAATGACAAAAACAACAAACGAGGTCCAGGCAACTGACAGCGGCGAGGCCCGTACGGCTCTGCCCGCCCTGGCCGAGGAGGACGAGTGGGAAGAGGACAGCGACAAAGAGCTGTCCCAAGGGGAAGACTTCACCACCAACACCATCTGGGTCAACCCCTTGGTCCTGGAGCTCTTCCAGGAGCCCCACACGGGGCCCAGCAGCGAGGGTGGAGAGGCGGCAGCAGAGGTGGCTGGCGAGCTGCAGAGTGCctctcctgctccagcgcggCTCCCAGATGCTGAGCCAGCAGGTCCTGCTCCGGACGCTGCTCCTGAGGAAGAGGGGCACCACGCACTCCTTGCTCCCGCAGCACAGGACGAAGCGAAGAAGTCACCAGCTTCTCCTGTCTTTGGCGAGCAGGACACAGCCGCGGAGGCAGAGAGCCAGGCACCTGCCCCGCACAGCTCCATGGCCTCCACCGCGGATCTGCAGGAGATTGCCAACCGCATTGTGAGGGACGTCCTGATGAAGTCTCTGGCTGCACTGAAGATagccagccagcagccagtggaACAGCGAGTCCTGGCACACAGCACGGATGTGGCAATGACAGAAACAACAAACGAGGTCCAGGCAACTGACAGTGGCGAGGACGAGGCCTCTACGGCTCTGCCCGCCTTggccgaggaggaggagtgggaagAGGACAGCGACAAAGAGCTGTCCCAAGGGGAAGACTTCACCACCAACACCATCTGGGTCAACCCCTTGGTCCTGGAGCTCTTCCAGGAGCCCCACACGGGGCACAGCTCCACGGCCGCCACCGCGGATCTGCAGGAGATTGCCAACCGCATTGTGAGGGACGTCCTGATGAAGTCTCTGGCTGTACTGAAGATagccagccagcagccagcGGCACAGCGGGACTGGGCACAAAGCATGGATGTGGTGATGGCACCGAGAGCACCCGCAGGACCTCAGGACTTCGAGTCGCCCTTCGAGGCAGCGGCTTCTTCTCCCTTGGCGCGGGACCCTCAGCACCAG GCGGCCTCCGAGCACAGAGGCGACACGCAGCAATCCTCCGGCCGTAGCGACGTGCCCGAGGATGACTCAG GCATCGCCACCCTCCCGCACGCCCCAGCCCTCTTCAGGAGGGCGCTCAGGGCTCTGCGCAGGGCGTTCTGCTCTGCCTGCGTGCCGGGACAGCAAGAGCAGTAG
- the AIFM1 gene encoding apoptosis-inducing factor 1, mitochondrial isoform X3 encodes MRPPLSKELWFSDDPNVTETLRFKQWNGKERSIYFQPPSFYVPVRDLPFVENGGVAVLCGKKVVHMDVRGNIVKLSDGTQISYDKCLIATGGSPRNLPAIERAGKDVQQRLTLFRKIEDFKSLEKISREVKSITIIGGGFLGSELACALGRRARTRGLEVIQLFPENGNMGKVLPEYLSNWTTEKVRREGVNVMPNAVVKSVSVCGNRLMIKLKDGRKVETDHIVAAVGLEPNVELAKSAGLEVDSDFGGFRVNAELQARSNIWVAGDAACFYDIKLGRRRVEHHDHAVVSGRLAGENMTGAAKPYWHQSMFWSDLGPNVGYEAIGLVDSSLPTVGVFAKATAKDTPKSATEQSGTGIRSESETEAEASEVHISPSFSPMPQVPKQGEDYGKGVIFYLRDKVVVGIVLWNIFNRMPIARKIIKDGEEHDDLNEVAKLFNIHEE; translated from the exons ATGCGTCCACCTCTTTCCAAAGAACTATGGTTTTCAGATGATCCAAATGTGACAGAGACTCTGCGATTCAAACAGTGGAATGGCAAGGAGAGAAG TATATATTTCCAGCCGCCGTCATTCTATGTGCCTGTTCGTGATCTGCCTTTTGTAGAAAATGGTGGAGTAGCAGTTCTCTGTGGCAAGAAG GTTGTGCATATGGATGTTAGGGGCAACATAGTGAAACTCAGTGATGGTACCCAGATATCCTATGACAAATGTCTAATTGCCACTG GTGGTTCCCCAAGGAACCTACCCGCCATtgaaagagcaggaaaagatGTACAACAAAGGCTGACGCTGTTCCGAAAG ATTGAGGACTTCAAAAGTCTGGAGAAGATTTCAAGAGAAGTTAAGTCCATCACAATTATTGGTGGTGGTTTTCTTGGCAGTGAGCTGGCCTGTGCTCTGGGAAGAAGAG caCGAACCAGAGGCCTGGAGGTGATTCAGCTGTTTCCAGAGAATGGCAATATGGGCAAAGTCTTGCCTGAATATCTGAGCAACTGGACCACAGAGAAAGTCAGAAGAG AGGGTGTTAATGTCATGCCTAATGCTGTGGTCAAGTCTGTCTCTGTCTGTGGCAATCGGCTGATGATTAAACTGAAAGATGGCCGAAAG GTGGAGACTGATCATATTGTGGCTGCAGTAGGGCTGGAGCCTAATGTGGAATTAGCAAAGTCAGCTGGGCTGGAGGTGGACTCTGACTTTGGAGGGTTCAGGGTGaatgcagagctgcaggcacgCTCCAATATCTGGGTG GCAGGGGATGCTGCCTGCTTCTATGATATCAAACTAGGTAGGAGACGTGTAGAGCACCATGATCATGCTGTTGTGAGTGGAAGACTAGCTGGAGAAAACATGACAGGAGCTGCAAAACCCTACTGGCATCAGTCCATGTTCTG GAGCGATCTAGGTCCTAATGTGGGGTATGAAGCCATTGGCCTTGTTGACAGTAGTTTGCCAACAGTAGGAGTCTTTGCTAAAGCGACAGCAAAAGATACACCGAAAAGTGCAACGGAGCAATCAG GGACAGGTATTCGATCAGAGAGCgaaacagaagcagaagccTCAGAAGTTCACATTTCTCCAAGCTTTTCACCAATGCCTCAAGTTCCAAAGCAAGGAGAAGATTATGGCAAAGGTGTCATTTTCTACCTCAGGGATAAAGTTGTGGTAGGAATCGTATTATGGAACATCTTCAACAGGATGCCTATTGCTCGAAAG aTCATCAAAGATGGGGAGGAGCATGATGATCTCAATGAAGTAGCAAAGCTTTTCAACATCCACGAAGAGTAA